Within Streptomyces sp. NBC_00704, the genomic segment TGCCCACCCCTCAGCCTCCCCTTCCGCCCTACCCCCCGCCCGGTGGGGGACCCGGAGAATCCGACGAGACTCTCGCCGCCGGGACACGCGGCGGCGCGGACAGCGAGGTGGCCCAGTCCACCGCCATGCTGATCGCCCGGCACTGGCGGCCGGTGCACGACTACGCGGTCATCTGCCTAGCCTCCTCCGGGAGCGCCGCGTCCATGCTCACCACGGCCGTCTTCCACCAGGTCTTCGACCGGCTCAAGCTGGGCGAGCCGGGCACCGCGCTGCGCCCCCGGCTGCTGGTGACGGTGCGGGACACGGCCCGGCTGTGGTCCGCCGACGAGGCGCTGTCGGGCGTCCTGCCCGTGCTGCGCAAGCCCGCGGGCGCCCGGGGCATGCGCACCTCGCAGTCCATGACCCCGGACAACCGGGTGCTGGCGGAGCGCTCCTTCCAGGGGCTTCCCGCGGTGGCCCGCTGCGTCCTGTGGCACGTGGAGGTCGAGGCCGAGCCGGTCACCGTCGCCGCCGGGCTGCTCGGCATGGACGCCGACACCGTGGCCGCCGTCCTCGACGAGGCGCGGGACAAGCTCCGCGAGGGCGTGGTGCGCGCCCACCGCGAACTCGCCCCGAGCAAGGACTGCCGCTTCTACAACCGGCTCCTCGACGTCCCCATCCGCCGCGGCGGCGAACTGCTGCCGGACGTGCGGCAGCACCTGGACGAGTGCCGCTACTGCCGTTCCGCCGCCGAGCAGCTCGGCCACTTCGAGAGCGGCCTCGGCGTGCTGCTCGCCGAGGCCGTGCTCGGCTGGGGAGCCCGCCGCTACCACGACACCCGCCCCGGGCGGGCCGGGCAGCAGACCGTCCGGCTCAAGGGCTCCGCCCGCCATCGTGGCGGCGGCGGCACGCGCGGCCGGGGCGGCGGTCTGCTCGCCCGCATTCCCTCGCCGCGCCGCCGGGCGTCCGGAGCGGGACCCTCGCCGCGGGCGCTGTTCACCGGCGTCGGCCTGGCCTCGGCCGGACTGCTGACGACGCTGCTCGCCGCCGGCATGTGGTCGGACGACGGCGGCGCCGACCCCGCCGCCTCCACCAGCGGCAGCGCCCCCGGAACCGACTCGCAGGCGGCCAGCGCCTCGCCGGGAGCCCCGGGCACCGCCCAGCTGCCGGCTCCGCCCCGGCAGACCAGGCTGCGCAGCGCGGCCACCGACCTGTGCCTGGACATCCGGGGCGAGGCGCGGACCGGGGCCGCCGTCCAGATGGCGGCCTGCTCGTCCGAGGAGACGCAGGCGTGGTCGTACGGCGACGACGGGCAACTGCGCAGCGCGGCCCGTTCCGACCTGTGCGTGGACTCGCACGCGGACGCCGGGGTCGTGATCCTCGGCGCGTGCGCCGACGCCTCCGACGCCCGCGGTGAGGACGTCCGCTACGACCTCACCGTGCAGGGCGAGTTGCTGCCCCGCTGGGACGACGCGCTGGCGCTCGCCCCGGCCGGCGAGGAGGCGGGCGCCGACGTCGTCGTCAAGGTGCGCGACCACTCCACCGCCCAGCGCTGGCTGACCGACGTCGCCTCCGCGGCTCCCGGTTCGCTCGCCGTCACCGGCACGGACGCCCCGCCGTCGGCCCGACCGGTCGGTCTCCCGGACGGCACGGCCTGACCGCTGGACGGTGGCGTTCGAGCCGCGACCGGCACGGAGGCCCCGCCGTCGGCCCGCCCGGTCGGCCTCCCTGATGGCACGGCCTGACGGCCGGGCGGTGGCGCGACCGGGTCCGGCTGGCGGCGCGGGGGAGGACGGCGAGGGGGGTTTGCGCCCTGACCGGCATGATCGTGTCGGCGTCGGCCCGACCGGTCGGTCTCCCGGACGGCACGGCCTGACCGCTGGACGGTGGCGTTCGA encodes:
- a CDS encoding RICIN domain-containing protein, with translation MPTPQPPLPPYPPPGGGPGESDETLAAGTRGGADSEVAQSTAMLIARHWRPVHDYAVICLASSGSAASMLTTAVFHQVFDRLKLGEPGTALRPRLLVTVRDTARLWSADEALSGVLPVLRKPAGARGMRTSQSMTPDNRVLAERSFQGLPAVARCVLWHVEVEAEPVTVAAGLLGMDADTVAAVLDEARDKLREGVVRAHRELAPSKDCRFYNRLLDVPIRRGGELLPDVRQHLDECRYCRSAAEQLGHFESGLGVLLAEAVLGWGARRYHDTRPGRAGQQTVRLKGSARHRGGGGTRGRGGGLLARIPSPRRRASGAGPSPRALFTGVGLASAGLLTTLLAAGMWSDDGGADPAASTSGSAPGTDSQAASASPGAPGTAQLPAPPRQTRLRSAATDLCLDIRGEARTGAAVQMAACSSEETQAWSYGDDGQLRSAARSDLCVDSHADAGVVILGACADASDARGEDVRYDLTVQGELLPRWDDALALAPAGEEAGADVVVKVRDHSTAQRWLTDVASAAPGSLAVTGTDAPPSARPVGLPDGTA